The Columba livia isolate bColLiv1 breed racing homer chromosome 18, bColLiv1.pat.W.v2, whole genome shotgun sequence genome includes a region encoding these proteins:
- the LOC135575724 gene encoding fas-binding factor 1 homolog isoform X2, which produces MATQAKRGLSGSMDDTLEDLWRYDAEPRCTAGGRALKTSMRVTKELPAEVCNVPGEDKAAAGDEDDWDWDFLGTSKPSSGPGKMPVKRGTERSSETTAEQSSRKELPPRQTPLRTVAPVQRRKTSMFEDAEDDDLLDVLRHDKGPKKEEELRPARSTLDDLFGRGSAAKVLEKPEEEERGDKKELVFGEYKPSMGSRPAVQPAMGQLVRFSANSSSETNPEPRSTPRPPRRRNPVRRRRAGDDWLGWEDEDFMDPASQLGAAEEAAPKPDPMDWLIDALARRRAEEQAKAQETKAEPTETQEKKAKPSETEEKKAEPSEAQEKKNEPSEAQDTTAEPSETAGEGPGPRSPGSQLAASPAASDCRAELLSAQARVAELESQVRMLEEERAQQKVLLESAQRQHQEHLDVQESSHRTSVNVMKDNYEQQVEMLRRQNEQLVAQLRQERQDTARDRAELLAQHRLELQQLREQHRLELQQLRELQRESVEELRKKHEEQLQHIKWLKEREMDVLTGTITHMRSLDSIIERMEKFSSDLQNMCRRSMEEEQSRVQELVANTQARLGEQTWLLEQERAELKIQRLELKAKEEQLARDRQRLDEAWQEMRLEKEKVIGAVQPVQKQQEMIRSTKELLAQKHAEGERALGEARRMQSEFWDKLQVLQQQEEQLKQREEQLRQEKEQLRQEKEQLRQEKEQLKQQKEQLKQLQEQMNQQQEQMKQQLEQMKQHPEQLKQQLQQLKQDQEQLKQDQEQLKQEKASVSSMFSAQMQLLKFQAQQGDKELETQRIFLENLKKLRYNTSRLSTTPPSSSRSVDDTIEYTHALIGALRKASPPVQVVNLSSILRPPITFKTL; this is translated from the exons ATG GCTACGCAAGCCAAGAGAGGTTTAAGTG GCTCTATGGATGACACCCTTGAGGACCTTTGGAGATATGATG CTGAACCCCGTTGTACAGCCGGTGGGAGAGCCTTGAAGACCAGCATGCGGGTCACCAAGGA GTTGCCTGCGGAGGTTTGCAATGTCCCTGGAGAGGACAAGGCAGCTGCAGGG GACGAGGACGACTGGGACTGGGATTTCCTGGGGACATCGAAACCCAGTTCTGGCCCAGGGAAGATGCCCGTGAAACGTGGCACTGAGCGCAGCTCTGAGAcaacagcagaacagagcagcaggaaag agctgcccccacGCCAGACGCCCCTGCGCACCGTGGCCCCGGTCCAGAGGAGGAAGACGTCGATGTTCGAAGATGCTGAAGACGACGACCTGTTGGATGTGCTGAGACATGACAAAGGCCCAAAAAAAGA AGAGGAGCTCCGGCCAGCGCGCTCCACGCTGGACGACTTGTTCGGACGAGGCTCCGCGGCCAAAGTCCTGGAAAAGCCAG aggaggaagagcgCGGGGACAAGAAGGAGCTTGTCTTCGGAGAGTACAAGCCCTCGATGGGCTCCAGGCCCGCGGTCCAGCCGGCGATGGGGCAGTTGGTGAG gttttctgccaacagcagcagcgAAACAAACCCAGAGCCCCGCTCCACACCTCGTCCTCCCCGCAGACGGAACCCCGTGCGGAGGAGAAGGGCCGGAGACGActggctgggctgggaggatgagGATTTCATGGACCCCGCCAGCCAGCTCGGggctgcagaggaggcagcGCCTAAACCCGACCCAATGGACTGGCTGATCGATGCCTTGGCTCGCAGGAGAGCCGAAGAACAGGCCAAGGCACAGGAGACAAAGGCCGAGCCCACGGAGACCCAGGAGAAGAAAGCCAAGCCCTCAGAGACTGAGGAGAAAAAGGCCGAGCCCTCGGAGgcccaagagaaaaagaacGAACCCTCGGAGGCCCAAGACACAACGGCCGAGCCCTCAGAGACCGCGGGCGAAGGGCCGGGTCCCCGCTCTCCCGGCAG CCAGCTGGCCGCCTCCCCAGCAGCATCGGACTGtcgggcagagctgctgagcgCCCAGGCCCgtgtggcagagctggagagcCAG GTCCGGATGCTGGAGGAGGAGCGGGCGCAGCAGAAAGTGTTATTGGAGAGTGCCCAGCGGCAGCACCAGGAGCACCTGGATGTCCAGGAGAGCAGCCACAG GACCTCAGTGAACGTAATGAAGGACAACTatgagcagcaggtggagaTGCTGCGGCGGCAGAACGAGCAGCTGGTGGCTCAGCTGCGGCAGGAGCGGCAGGACACGGCGCGGGAtcgggcagagctgctggcacagcaccggctggagctgcagcagctgcgggAGCAGCAccggctggagctgcagcagctgcgggAGCTGCAGAG GGAGTCTGTCGAGGAACTGCGCAAGAAACACgaggagcagctccagcacatcaagtggctgaaagagagagagatggatGTGCTGACCGGCACCATTACACACATGAG GTCTCTGGACAGCATCATTgagaggatggagaagttctCCAGTGACCTGCAGAACATGTGCAGGAGGAGcatggaggaggagcagagccgTGTCCAGGAGCTGGTGGCCAACACGCAGGCCAGGCTGGGCGAGCAGActtggctgctggagcag GAGCGGGCAGAGCTGAAGATCCAGCGCCTGGAGCTGAAAGCCAAGGAGGAGCAGCTGGCGAGAGACAGGCAGAGGCTGGACGAGGCCTGGCAAGAAATGcggctggagaaggagaaggtgatCGGGGCCGTGCAACCTgtccagaagcagcaggagatgatTAGAAGCACAAAGGAG CTCTTGGCCCAGAAGCACGCAGAGGGGGAGCGAGCCCTGGGGGAGGCACGCAGGATGCAGTCCGAGTTCTGGGACAAGCTGcaggtcctgcagcagcaggaggagcagctgaagcagcgggaggagcagctgaggcaggagaaggagcagctgaggcaggagaaggagcagctgaggcaggagaaggagcagctgaagcagcagaaggagcagctgaagcagttGCAGGAGCAGATGAATCAGCAACAGGAGCAGATGAAGCAACAGCTGGAGCAGATGAAGCAGCATccagagcagctgaagcagcagctgcagcagctgaagcaggatcaggagcagctgaagcaggatcaggagcagctgaagcaggaaAAGGCCTCCGTATCTTCCATGTTCAGTGCCCAGATGCAGCTGCTGAAGTTCCAGGCCCAGCAG gGGGACAAAGAGTTAGAGACGCAGAGAATCTTCTTGGAGAACCTGAAGAAATTACGATACAACACTTCACGGCTGTCAACAAcccctccatcctcctcccGTTCTGTGGACGATACCATTGAGTATACGCATGCATTAATAGGGGCCCTGAGGAAAGCATCTCCACCTGTGCAAGTAGTCAATCTGTCCTCCATTCTCCGGCCTCCCATTACTTTCAAGACCCTTTAA
- the LOC135575724 gene encoding fas-binding factor 1 homolog isoform X1: protein MWGENLDVLRAGAEVSGITGRGKKPGEGSGWLVGDGLPGTEDGAEPGSTRCCSPAFLGALRLQRRRKSPQPKQWPWVFLTLLPEAAAGSRHRTQGSERFKYQNPPRLSPHALQPRPQHQPPKGEAVLRHPQRSPCARPHPLAFQDEDDWDWDFLGTSKPSSGPGKMPVKRGTERSSETTAEQSSRKELPPRQTPLRTVAPVQRRKTSMFEDAEDDDLLDVLRHDKGPKKEEELRPARSTLDDLFGRGSAAKVLEKPEEEERGDKKELVFGEYKPSMGSRPAVQPAMGQLVRFSANSSSETNPEPRSTPRPPRRRNPVRRRRAGDDWLGWEDEDFMDPASQLGAAEEAAPKPDPMDWLIDALARRRAEEQAKAQETKAEPTETQEKKAKPSETEEKKAEPSEAQEKKNEPSEAQDTTAEPSETAGEGPGPRSPGSQLAASPAASDCRAELLSAQARVAELESQVRMLEEERAQQKVLLESAQRQHQEHLDVQESSHRTSVNVMKDNYEQQVEMLRRQNEQLVAQLRQERQDTARDRAELLAQHRLELQQLREQHRLELQQLRELQRESVEELRKKHEEQLQHIKWLKEREMDVLTGTITHMRSLDSIIERMEKFSSDLQNMCRRSMEEEQSRVQELVANTQARLGEQTWLLEQERAELKIQRLELKAKEEQLARDRQRLDEAWQEMRLEKEKVIGAVQPVQKQQEMIRSTKELLAQKHAEGERALGEARRMQSEFWDKLQVLQQQEEQLKQREEQLRQEKEQLRQEKEQLRQEKEQLKQQKEQLKQLQEQMNQQQEQMKQQLEQMKQHPEQLKQQLQQLKQDQEQLKQDQEQLKQEKASVSSMFSAQMQLLKFQAQQGDKELETQRIFLENLKKLRYNTSRLSTTPPSSSRSVDDTIEYTHALIGALRKASPPVQVVNLSSILRPPITFKTL, encoded by the exons ATGTGGGGAGAGAACCTGGATGTCCtgagggctggggctgaggtgtctgGCATCACTGGCAGGGGCAAAAAGCCGGGAGAGGGGAGTGGGTGGCTGGTGGGAGACGGGCTTCCAGGTACCGAGGATGGAGCAGAGCCCGGcagcacccgctgctgcagcccggCCTTCCTGGGTGCGCTTCGGCTCCAGCGTCGTAGGAAGAGCCCTCAGCCAAAGCAATGGCCATGGGTGTTCCTGACGCTTctcccagaggcagcagcaggatctCGGCACAGGACTCAGGGCTCAGAGCGTTTCAAGTACCAAAATCCCCCCCGTCTCAGCCCCCATGCGCTGCAGCCGCggccccagcaccagcctcccAAGGGAGAAGCAGTGCTGAGGCATCCGCAGCGCTCGCCCTGTGCCCGTCCTCATCCTCTTGCTTTCCAGGACGAGGACGACTGGGACTGGGATTTCCTGGGGACATCGAAACCCAGTTCTGGCCCAGGGAAGATGCCCGTGAAACGTGGCACTGAGCGCAGCTCTGAGAcaacagcagaacagagcagcaggaaag agctgcccccacGCCAGACGCCCCTGCGCACCGTGGCCCCGGTCCAGAGGAGGAAGACGTCGATGTTCGAAGATGCTGAAGACGACGACCTGTTGGATGTGCTGAGACATGACAAAGGCCCAAAAAAAGA AGAGGAGCTCCGGCCAGCGCGCTCCACGCTGGACGACTTGTTCGGACGAGGCTCCGCGGCCAAAGTCCTGGAAAAGCCAG aggaggaagagcgCGGGGACAAGAAGGAGCTTGTCTTCGGAGAGTACAAGCCCTCGATGGGCTCCAGGCCCGCGGTCCAGCCGGCGATGGGGCAGTTGGTGAG gttttctgccaacagcagcagcgAAACAAACCCAGAGCCCCGCTCCACACCTCGTCCTCCCCGCAGACGGAACCCCGTGCGGAGGAGAAGGGCCGGAGACGActggctgggctgggaggatgagGATTTCATGGACCCCGCCAGCCAGCTCGGggctgcagaggaggcagcGCCTAAACCCGACCCAATGGACTGGCTGATCGATGCCTTGGCTCGCAGGAGAGCCGAAGAACAGGCCAAGGCACAGGAGACAAAGGCCGAGCCCACGGAGACCCAGGAGAAGAAAGCCAAGCCCTCAGAGACTGAGGAGAAAAAGGCCGAGCCCTCGGAGgcccaagagaaaaagaacGAACCCTCGGAGGCCCAAGACACAACGGCCGAGCCCTCAGAGACCGCGGGCGAAGGGCCGGGTCCCCGCTCTCCCGGCAG CCAGCTGGCCGCCTCCCCAGCAGCATCGGACTGtcgggcagagctgctgagcgCCCAGGCCCgtgtggcagagctggagagcCAG GTCCGGATGCTGGAGGAGGAGCGGGCGCAGCAGAAAGTGTTATTGGAGAGTGCCCAGCGGCAGCACCAGGAGCACCTGGATGTCCAGGAGAGCAGCCACAG GACCTCAGTGAACGTAATGAAGGACAACTatgagcagcaggtggagaTGCTGCGGCGGCAGAACGAGCAGCTGGTGGCTCAGCTGCGGCAGGAGCGGCAGGACACGGCGCGGGAtcgggcagagctgctggcacagcaccggctggagctgcagcagctgcgggAGCAGCAccggctggagctgcagcagctgcgggAGCTGCAGAG GGAGTCTGTCGAGGAACTGCGCAAGAAACACgaggagcagctccagcacatcaagtggctgaaagagagagagatggatGTGCTGACCGGCACCATTACACACATGAG GTCTCTGGACAGCATCATTgagaggatggagaagttctCCAGTGACCTGCAGAACATGTGCAGGAGGAGcatggaggaggagcagagccgTGTCCAGGAGCTGGTGGCCAACACGCAGGCCAGGCTGGGCGAGCAGActtggctgctggagcag GAGCGGGCAGAGCTGAAGATCCAGCGCCTGGAGCTGAAAGCCAAGGAGGAGCAGCTGGCGAGAGACAGGCAGAGGCTGGACGAGGCCTGGCAAGAAATGcggctggagaaggagaaggtgatCGGGGCCGTGCAACCTgtccagaagcagcaggagatgatTAGAAGCACAAAGGAG CTCTTGGCCCAGAAGCACGCAGAGGGGGAGCGAGCCCTGGGGGAGGCACGCAGGATGCAGTCCGAGTTCTGGGACAAGCTGcaggtcctgcagcagcaggaggagcagctgaagcagcgggaggagcagctgaggcaggagaaggagcagctgaggcaggagaaggagcagctgaggcaggagaaggagcagctgaagcagcagaaggagcagctgaagcagttGCAGGAGCAGATGAATCAGCAACAGGAGCAGATGAAGCAACAGCTGGAGCAGATGAAGCAGCATccagagcagctgaagcagcagctgcagcagctgaagcaggatcaggagcagctgaagcaggatcaggagcagctgaagcaggaaAAGGCCTCCGTATCTTCCATGTTCAGTGCCCAGATGCAGCTGCTGAAGTTCCAGGCCCAGCAG gGGGACAAAGAGTTAGAGACGCAGAGAATCTTCTTGGAGAACCTGAAGAAATTACGATACAACACTTCACGGCTGTCAACAAcccctccatcctcctcccGTTCTGTGGACGATACCATTGAGTATACGCATGCATTAATAGGGGCCCTGAGGAAAGCATCTCCACCTGTGCAAGTAGTCAATCTGTCCTCCATTCTCCGGCCTCCCATTACTTTCAAGACCCTTTAA